From Bactrocera oleae isolate idBacOlea1 chromosome 4, idBacOlea1, whole genome shotgun sequence:
aatataatatatgtaacaattttattttctccaTAGTATATAAATGGACGGATCTTCTATGGTAACAAAATGACGCTGCCCGCTAAACTCTCCTTCATGGCGAATAACTGTCAGCATGAAATGACTGAAGAATGTAATAACGAAGAGCTGTCAGAACTACAAATGGCCGAATGTGTGCACGGTATACGCGAGCATGGTGAGAAACAATTGGCGGTTGCTGTGGACAAAGCAGCAGCAAATGCGGCGGCTGACTGCACCAGTGATGACAACGATAAATCTGAGGAGGAAGATGTATCCAAAGGTAAGATATTtagatacaataaataaataaatatatatatatatatatatatatgtatattgttatatatatatatatatatatgtatattgttatatatatatatataaccagcagaagaaaaaaaaaatatatatatatttcatatgttCACTCTAGTGTTAATAGTTGATACGCCTAACGATGAGGACACCAGCTCCTCACTGGAAATATGCGACGATACGGCTTTACGTGCACATGCGATGCGTCTTAATCCCTCTTATTATGGTAATACATGCTTTGCGCCGCTTACGAGCACACCAAATACGAGCAATAACTGCGCGCCTCATCATTCAAATGCTAAGAAGTCTTCGTTGAATTTTAACGATGACGGTAAAATAATATCTCCGCGCAAACATCTAACATCTGGTACACCTACAAGTGCTAACACAAGTACCGTCAGCCTAACACCTTTGCAATGCCTATCGCCGAACAACTCAAGTGCATCTAGCAGCGCGTTAACAACGACAACAATTACCGCACCCACTACAAATGCAGTCAGTGGTAATAATAGTGACAACAATGCGGATACACAGATTTTCCAACAGCTACGCGAGAAACGGAAATCGCCCACAAAGAAGATTAAATCACCTGTGTCGGCGACGCGTATACGCCCAAGCGTCAATACACTACAACCAATGGTTGTGGTGTACGAACACAATCCTGCCATCGCGTGTGCCAAGAAACTACAATCGTTGATTGCGGTAGAGGACTATGAAGGTGAAATCGATAATAAAGATCGTATTGCTATAGTGGCTTGTGCCAAAAAACCTGGCGACACCAGTCTAGAGCCGCCTGTTGCGGACGATAGTGTTGTGCTGCAGTCGCATGAGCGTAGATCAGGTTCACCGCATACGCCGCCACTACTTACAGTAACTAAATTGGAGCACAGTGATAATTCCGATGATTTGGAATTTATACCAGAGAATGCCGAGGTGTCACATTCATTTTCGCATGATTGCTTCGATCACCATGTTGAGGATAGCGATTTGCAGGAAGCTGCGACTACTACAACGTCAATGACGGCGCGATCGTCAAGTGTATCCAATCATGTGGCCACAAATGAAAACTACACTGAAGATTGTAAACTGGAGGTGGTTGCCACATTGAGCGCTTCAACGCCAGATGATGATGTAGCGACATACAAATCGAATCAAGCGTCAGTTAAAGCGTCCACACCTTGGACACGTGAAGAAGACAAGCTTATATTGATAGAGATGAAGTTGAGCGTGGGCATAGAGAAAGAGCTACTCTTCAAACTTATGCATGATAAGTTGCCATCTCGCTCGTTGGAAGAAGTCAAAGAAcgctataattttttaatggacTTTCTGTCAAAGCTTCAGGGCAAATAAAcagttatttgtattttaatttattacctatatatttaagttatattattacatacatatttttttaaataaaattaggcAAAACGATTTTCGCCTTAAGAATTCAAATCTTTCGATGGTTTTGGTTTGTAAGTTAAGTTCCTTAGCAAGAAACTTCCATAAAATACCCTCTTGTTCTGAGTTTAAACTGTTATGGAACGGTTAATGCCGGGAATGCGTAACACAGGTAAATGAGCAACTGGAAATAAAAAGCTCACCCGATTAAAAGTGTGCTAGCAAATTATTTCAAACATGTATTCGGTGAGatctttttcaaaataaactaaaaaatatattgtttaattAACGTTTTAAGTTAAAATCCCTTTAAAAATTCGCAATCTAGAATTTTGTTCtcgaaaaatctaaattttttgtaCTCATCTGAAATAGCAATATGTCTAACATTGGGATTAATGGTTTTGGCCGGATTGGACGTTTGGTATTGCGCGAGGCAATACGTCGAAAGGCGCAAATTGTAGCGATCAATGAACCTTTTATCGATGTAAAGTACATGGCCTATATGTTGAAGTACGACTCAACACATGGTCGCTTTAAAGGCAAAATCGCCATAGAaggtaaaaatttgaaaattaacgaTCTGAACATAAAAATCTTGGCTGAGAAGGATCCAACCAAAATCAAATGGAGCGAAGTTGGCGCTAAATATGTGCTCGAATGCACCGGCAAATTCACATCTACCGAGAAGGCGAGTGCTCATTTGAAGGGCGGCGCAAAAAAGGTAATTGTCTCAGCGCCCGTTGCTGATGCGCCCATGTTCGTTGTTGGCGTCAATTTGGACGCTTATAAACCGGATATGAAGGTTATTTCGAATGCATCGTGCACCACTAATTGTTTAGCACCCTTGGCGAAAGTCATACATGACAATTTCGAAATATGCAATGGTCTAATGACTACAGTACATGCAGTTACCTCATCGCAGAAATGCGTCGATGCACCGTCACCAAAGAAATGGCGCAGCGGTCGGGGTGCGCTGCAAAGCATTATACCTGCATCGACGGGTGCCGCCAAGGCAGTTGGTAAAGTTATACCATCTTTGAATGGTAAATTGACTGGTATGGCATTTCGTGTGCCTACCGCAGATGTCTCCGTCGTCGATTTAACGGTTAGCCTTGGCAAGCCAACTTCACTCGATtgtattaaagagaaaatcCAAGAAGCTTCTAAAGGTCCAATGAAAGGCATACTCGGTTATACGGAAGATGAGATAGTGTCGGTAGATGTCACAACTGATGCGCGTTCTTCAATTTTTGACGCTAAAGCGAGCATAGCATTAACCgatacattttataaattaatctCTTGGTATGACAATGAATATGGTTATTCCTCGCGTATGATTGATCTGGTAAAATATGTGCAAGAGGCGGATAAAAAGGCAAAAGGTAAAAAAGATGCTAAAAAGGGCGGCAACAAGTGTGATAGCaagaaaaaatgataaatgtttcgaataaagaaaattatggtATACCTTTTAGAATAATGGCAATGTTTTGCTTATTCGCTTTAGATTTACGCTAATGTAACAAACCGACATTCATTTCTATTTCTTTTTGTAGATAAAATTTGAATATCGCGAACTGTATCGAAtccaacaattttataaaaaaaaaaatacacttttgaacttttttactttattttctaatgcGTTTCTCTAAATAACACATAGCTATCTACTTTTGTAGCACTTTCCTCTCAACTAAGCAACTTAGTATGGTCTCACTTTCGATTGTGTGGCATGCGTTAGTATCCATGTGTTCTTTTCACGCTTCTTCATAGCCATTTGCTTATGACGCGGGTGTGTTGGACAAATTACATAGAGGCGCTCTTGTCGCACCACAAAGTAACAATCTTTGCAGCGCCGACGCAGACGTCCCTTAACCTTAAAACCTGCG
This genomic window contains:
- the LOC106617017 gene encoding glyceraldehyde-3-phosphate dehydrogenase 2 gives rise to the protein MSNIGINGFGRIGRLVLREAIRRKAQIVAINEPFIDVKYMAYMLKYDSTHGRFKGKIAIEGKNLKINDLNIKILAEKDPTKIKWSEVGAKYVLECTGKFTSTEKASAHLKGGAKKVIVSAPVADAPMFVVGVNLDAYKPDMKVISNASCTTNCLAPLAKVIHDNFEICNGLMTTVHAVTSSQKCVDAPSPKKWRSGRGALQSIIPASTGAAKAVGKVIPSLNGKLTGMAFRVPTADVSVVDLTVSLGKPTSLDCIKEKIQEASKGPMKGILGYTEDEIVSVDVTTDARSSIFDAKASIALTDTFYKLISWYDNEYGYSSRMIDLVKYVQEADKKAKGKKDAKKGGNKCDSKKK